The DNA region aatacactgaaacaatacacgtcacatattgacaatacactgaaacaatacacgtcacatattgacaatacactgaaacaatacacgtcacatattgacaatactctgaaacaatacacgtcacatattgacaatacactgaaacaatacacgtcacatattgacaatacactgaaacaatacacgtcacatattgacaatacactgaaacaatacacgtcacatattgacaatacactgaaacaatacacgtcacatattgacaatacactgaaacaatacacgtcacatattgacacatattgacaataactgaaacaatacacgtcacatattgacaatacactgaaacaatacacgtcacatattgacaatacactgaaacaatacacgtcacatattgacaatacactgaaacaatacacgtcacatattgacaatacactgaaacaatacacgtcacatattgacaatactctgaaacaatacacgtcacatattgaccaTACAGTGGAccttttttcaaattcagtcgacattgtgttttgaatattgtgacaataaaagacaattttgataaaacattctataaccTGGAAAAAATCTACCAAACATTGATTTGGTTTATCGTCTGTGTAAATTAGTTTCTATTAATTTGTATTCTTAGTTAGCATTTCTAATCCAACTAAGTAACACAGATGCTTTAAACACTTGATTGGAATGTTCATACTTGAATGatattttagaataaattttgtttggaatttcccATTTCTATAACAAAAATAGTAGGTTGAGTTGTTAAAACTAGACAGCGATATACAGAATGTTTGCATATCTATATTTGATACGCTGCTGAAAACTGATATGTATCggtatatcgatatattgatccagcTCTGTAAAATAAGATCCTTATAATAGAGGATCcattcaatagaggatctgataacattccattaggggtcatgttgGGATTTTCTATATCTTGCTACATCAATTGTAAatgccatttcgtcccagtatgcATAAACATTTAGCTTTGTGGCGCTCTTCGCGCGAAAAgacatgaaatgattctgacagctttttcaaagtaatttgtcccctgaaattcactttcAAGATTCTGAaggtagcaatttgattggccatttccaaaggtcatctggagTCATACTGGAGGTGACCCCTAATTAGATGTTGTCAAATCCTCtaatcaaacgtagtgataataagaatctgtgttttaatcagattgagtaATAACAGAAAGCTAATATCTTTTACGACTTCAAAtttatcaatttcgttttacattccattTTATTACAGACTTAATATATGGCAGGTCTAACTTTTGGGATTTACTTATATACCAGTGTGACTTATACGTGTACAAAAACTGAAAAAGTCTTTGAAAAAAGATCTTTGCCACTTATACGCAGGTGCGACTTAACAGCTGGAAAGTATGAAAATTTATTTGGTACTTTGCTTGTATAGAAATACCAGGTATATCTTTCAGTGATTTGTGTTTGTATTGTTTTGAGTTATCTTATTATCTGTTTGATCACTGTGTTGATAAAACCATTAAAATAGCTTGGTTTAgtttatagttttatattttatcgTTCCAGGGGAGTTATCCACCAGTTGTGTAGGGTCCTAGTACTACTCCATAAGAAGGAGCCTGTCTCCAGCATTCCAGCTGATGCCTTAGGACTGTTTGAGTGGGCTCATCAACTATTGGAGGATTACCATTTAGAGAATCAGGttagtatacctatatcattAACAAATCAGTTATAGTCATACATGAATGAGATGCTGTTGTCATACATGAATGAGATGctgttgaaatatttaaaatagttatAATACAACTATGTCCAGATATTTTATAATGACCAAATCAAAGACATCTTAATTTCTTgagtattttaaatatttaataggAGCAGACACCACCGGATTCTGAGGAGGCACCTCCCAGTAAAATCTCTTACATTGAGGTACCAGAGGAGCAGCGTAAGAGCCTGTACCACCAATACGCAATTCCACATGTTCATCGTCAGAAAGACAATAATGGCCAAAGTAACCACGGTAACGGTCACAGTAAACAGCCGTCCACAGCATCACGTCACTCTGACACAGGGTATTACAGTAGTACTCCTGTACCTATAGAGTACCACAGCAATACCATGCCAGCCACACGCAGCACTACCTTCCATCCCGAGCCCAAATCCTCTAAAACAAACAGAAAGGAAAATCGCAAGTCTAAGAGTGCTACCAATATCCATCATAAACTCCAGGGCAGTGACTTATCTATGGGCTATTTTACAAATGGACGGTACTATGAGCCAGGCCCACAACATGAGATATATGCTCCGGCCAGTTCCTATAGTGACCGAAGTAACCACCGTCTGTCTACATTCCAGGCAGTGACTCTCCCTCGTACACAGTCTTTCTCCTCTGCCAGCAGTCACTCCGACGgattgtaagtatatataccagGGGGTAGTTAAAGTTCAAATGATGTGTGTGTTGTAATGTTGacaattatatgtatattattattggTATATCGAATGTGTTATGAGATTTGTTAAATAATCTAACTGGATATTTATCTTaaacattttactgtaaataaagggagataacccagGCTAATACTGAATTGATGTGTCTGATTAAATACTGatgtaatttaataaaaaaaccGAATTGataaatttttttatattaaatctttttattttgcttttgaaaaaaaaatgttaagaaTGTTAACACTATATTGTGCTGTTATAGATATTATTAAACAGAAAATGCATAGATTGTATGATTATAAACAATTCCTATTTTCTTTAACCTGTTAATTTCGTTCTGTATTAAATATTGCTCAATCTAAACATCAATAGTTAATGACCTACCAGTAGTAGATCTCTTTGTTTAGTTCATTTTATTATCATCAATTTCTGAGTTTTAAAATAATCTACTCTAACTCTAATCTTccattatattattttcttcttttaagGCCAGAAGTTTCAGACCGAGAGGAAAGGGATGAAGAAGGTGAAGAAGATGACACCAGTGAAAACGAGGCTTTGCCCTTTGACCCCAAGGATGCCACCGAGCCAATGGAGGTTTGAAGTCTACAGACACCGACTAGGAAATGGTGTAACATATCACTAAGTTGTTACATTCCTGTACTGGTTCTAAGATTGTAAGTGTACTGAATGtagttatatatttatcatacactGTGTACGTAATGGAGGTCGACAGTGGCTGCCAACTCTGACACTGTATTGGTTGTTAGTACAAAGGGGTGATAACCAGATATATATTGGTGCAAAATTAAATACCTAATACAAAGCTGGTATTTTTAAACTTTCTTCCATCCAATTGTTACATTATTTTGAATCCTTcggtatttgttgtgtagttctctgttttaaaaggtttttattgggttttgttgttttaaaccAGAAACAATAAATTTTGCTTTGGGTCCATGTTGCCTGAAGCCTCAGCTTATTTGGTAATCTTTGGAAATACTTATAATGCAATAATGAATGcttaacattttgatattttcgatagttttattgttttgtttatttcatgcTTATTTTTAAGCTTATTCTGTCTATATAAATCAAAACATTGTCCAAGTTGTTTCTGTAAGAAATTATttagatttttgaagtttactGTAGTATTTGgtgcttttttgtttg from Argopecten irradians isolate NY chromosome 5, Ai_NY, whole genome shotgun sequence includes:
- the LOC138322754 gene encoding uncharacterized protein isoform X1, producing the protein MKDSASMLVFSTLLFVLVYNINTSNAACPVQCGWRAECQNSTCQCPAGYTLHPNQRDCRAAVCTADDCLECDSENKCQRCTNFLSEQSGECLVKCNGEAKILQSGQLQGSVCTEVKSDESNLDIIIGVAAGVSAAIIICLIMGIIVYCHLRKNRQKLNLQQQKYKAENMQLGKLTAIPTYDNKGYEPDVDILRTRLSGVVDREQYQMEYEKLLPQAEVLLMLLNQIRRKLRAMNNSDPRVPTYKGVIHQLCRVLVLLHKKEPVSSIPADALGLFEWAHQLLEDYHLENQEQTPPDSEEAPPSKISYIEVPEEQRKSLYHQYAIPHVHRQKDNNGQSNHGNGHSKQPSTASRHSDTGYYSSTPVPIEYHSNTMPATRSTTFHPEPKSSKTNRKENRKSKSATNIHHKLQGSDLSMGYFTNGRYYEPGPQHEIYAPASSYSDRSNHRLSTFQAVTLPRTQSFSSASSHSDGLPEVSDREERDEEGEEDDTSENEALPFDPKDATEPMEV
- the LOC138322754 gene encoding uncharacterized protein isoform X2; the protein is MKDSASMLVFSTLLFVLVYNINTSNAACPVQCGWRAECQNSTCQCPAGYTLHPNQRDCRAAVCTADDCLECDSENKCQRCTNFLSEQSGECLVKCNGEAKILQSGQLQGSVCTVKSDESNLDIIIGVAAGVSAAIIICLIMGIIVYCHLRKNRQKLNLQQQKYKAENMQLGKLTAIPTYDNKGYEPDVDILRTRLSGVVDREQYQMEYEKLLPQAEVLLMLLNQIRRKLRAMNNSDPRVPTYKGVIHQLCRVLVLLHKKEPVSSIPADALGLFEWAHQLLEDYHLENQEQTPPDSEEAPPSKISYIEVPEEQRKSLYHQYAIPHVHRQKDNNGQSNHGNGHSKQPSTASRHSDTGYYSSTPVPIEYHSNTMPATRSTTFHPEPKSSKTNRKENRKSKSATNIHHKLQGSDLSMGYFTNGRYYEPGPQHEIYAPASSYSDRSNHRLSTFQAVTLPRTQSFSSASSHSDGLPEVSDREERDEEGEEDDTSENEALPFDPKDATEPMEV